The Ziziphus jujuba cultivar Dongzao chromosome 1, ASM3175591v1 genome segment TAAATTTTCTTGTTTGGTCATCAGTTACAGACAGTATAAAAAGTACTAGGAAGACGCTAAAAAAATGGCAAACTCCTTGTACTAACAGCTTGAGAACTTGGATGCACATAGGCAGGTCCAGCCTGAAGCGGATGCTGTCCTGCATATCTAAGGGGCTGTGTCCTGCTTCCCACATGTCCAACAATCTATTTCCAGAAAATAACCcggaaataattataaatactaCCCTTATACAGACCAGACAGacacccacccaaaaaaaaaaaaaaaaaggaataataaaacacaaaaatagaAACATATTAAGTTTTATTCTGTCAGTCTGCCACTCTGGAATGTGCAACAGGCAACAACCtatttccagaaaataaaaccCAGAAATAATTATAACCATTACCCTCAGACAGGcacctacacacacacacacacacacacacacatatatatatatatattaagtttaaTTCTGTCAGTCTGCCTCTCTGGATTCTTCACCTGATAATTCATATGATGCAATTTGATAGCACTAAAGATTAGTACTTAGTTGCACCAAAATGGTTTAGTGTGCCACCACAAGTGTTCACCTTTTGTAAAGAGTACAGTAAACCATGTTAGATTGTTTAATTTACAAAAGGTTCTCAATCCATGTTAGATTGTTTAATTTACAAAGGGTTCTCAATTAGCAAACCAGCAGATTAGATTCAAATTGTATCGTTATCTTCTTATTGAGCCAGTTCAATTGAAGAAGAAACAAAACAGCTATAATAGTGTCCAAAAAAAGGTGGAAAAATGAACTCTTGCACAAACACTATAAGCCAAAGAAGTTCCTTCATTATGTTGGTTGATAAATAAGggtaaagaagagaaaaaagacaaaggaataatattttaaaggttCTAGCTTCCTTCAAGAACAGATTTCactaaatcataataaaacaaCTAAAAGAATTCAATAACATCTAATGATACTTACAGGTTGTGAAAACTGTGAACCGGTGCCACCATTCCCAGTTGTGAAATTACCATATGGGACAACTTTAACAGGTAAAGACGAATGTGATGCAAAAGGACCCATTCCAACTTCTGGCTGACCAGCAGCAACAGGTACTGCAGGAGACGTACTTGGTATGTATCCCATACTTGCAACTGAAGGCACAGCAGGAGTTGCTGATATAGTGTTTGTAAATGATGGAGAGAATATTTTTGCTCCTGGGTTGAGCTTGAATTCCTGAGATAGAAgacattcaaaaatattttcaactccaaaaagacaaaaaagaacaACTTAGCATGATATTGTCCAATCTAGTATcagtaaagaaaaagaaattaataatacatAGGCAATTAAGATGGCTGAGAAGAAAGCAGTATGTAATTCCCTCATAATgcaagtgttaaaaaaaataataataataaagtgttaaaaagaaaaaatacttaCTTTAGCAGTTTTATATGAATCTGAACCATGAGAAGAAACTGTATCAGTTGATGTTACAACCAAACTATTACAAGATTCTGAGGTCACATCCAGAGCAGGATTCAGTGAGGTTGAGACACCTGAGGAGACAGCAAGGGGAGGAGTATCTGCTGAAGTGGGCCTTTCAGAACACTGGTTGCTCATTTTTACAGATACAGGAGCATGAAAAGAAGATACTTCAGAAATCAACAACTTGGATGCCATTTTCATAGGCCTTTcctttatagattttatttggGTAATGCACGTATCCACTGCATTCAAAGTATAAACAATTGAATATTAGGCTTTACTGGGTAAGGCAGGTAACCAACCACAGCatgaaaaaatccaaataagCAAGCCAATAAACATTGTTCAActgaaaaaagcaaaatttgAGTATCAGTTTAAAGACATTTATGTCTGTAGGATATGCACCTTACCAGCGCAATCAGTTTTTTATATAGTGAAGACTATGCATACAGTACTATGTTCAGCAccttaatgctaaaatttccaATAGCAGTTTTATTACACTACTGGGGTAAATGTGATGAAGGGCCCCCAATCAAAAGATGGATATACTCATGTCAAGAAGTTATGAAggaattaaatatcaatataaaaaagaacCAACCTGGACAAtcatatacaaaattaattttgaatgctaaaaatatcaatatagaTATTGACTTACAGCTTGAACTTGAGCCTTGACCTTTATCAGCCTGCAAAAAATAGTTGCACTAAT includes the following:
- the LOC125420685 gene encoding uncharacterized protein LOC125420685 isoform X2; amino-acid sequence: MLVHPWKEHEVRKASSNDVGNSVEVEHGKKDRTNLEKIKEASEAANNRRQFGHDGSKGEQIGFREKVGLQKEEREESADKGQGSSSSLDTCITQIKSIKERPMKMASKLLISEVSSFHAPVSVKMSNQCSERPTSADTPPLAVSSGVSTSLNPALDVTSESCNSLVVTSTDTVSSHGSDSYKTAKEFKLNPGAKIFSPSFTNTISATPAVPSVASMGYIPSTSPAVPVAAGQPEVGMGPFASHSSLPVKVVPYGNFTTGNGGTGSQFSQPVMVGGRLGQLVYLHPVSQELVQGVTGISPLSARPVMPPQQVPFPKHQGIAAGQAMQLYVPPPLVGWWTATFCNAISHPDFATSLP
- the LOC125420685 gene encoding uncharacterized protein LOC125420685 isoform X1 yields the protein MLVHPWKEHEVRKASSNDVGNSVEVEHGKKDRTNLEKIKEASEAANNRRQFGHDGSKGEQIGFREKVGLQKEEREESADKGQGSSSSLDTCITQIKSIKERPMKMASKLLISEVSSFHAPVSVKMSNQCSERPTSADTPPLAVSSGVSTSLNPALDVTSESCNSLVVTSTDTVSSHGSDSYKTAKEFKLNPGAKIFSPSFTNTISATPAVPSVASMGYIPSTSPAVPVAAGQPEVGMGPFASHSSLPVKVVPYGNFTTGNGGTGSQFSQPIVGHVGSRTQPLRYAGQHPLQAGPAYVHPSSQAVMVGGRLGQLVYLHPVSQELVQGVTGISPLSARPVMPPQQVPFPKHQGIAAGQAMQLYVPPPLVGWWTATFCNAISHPDFATSLP
- the LOC125420685 gene encoding uncharacterized protein LOC125420685 isoform X3, yielding MLVHPWKEHEVRKASSNDVGNSVEVEHGKKDRTNLEKIKEASEAANNRRQFGHDGSKGEQIGFREKVGLQKEEREESADKGQGSSSSLDTCITQIKSIKERPMKMASKLLISEVSSFHAPVSVKMSNQCSERPTSADTPPLAVSSGVSTSLNPALDVTSESCNSLVVTSTDTVSSHGSDSYKTAKEFKLNPGAKIFSPSFTNTISATPAVPSVASMGYIPSTSPAVPVAAGQPEVGMGPFASHSSLPVKVVPYGNFTTGNGGTGSQFSQPELVQGVTGISPLSARPVMPPQQVPFPKHQGIAAGQAMQLYVPPPLVGWWTATFCNAISHPDFATSLP